From Myxococcales bacterium, a single genomic window includes:
- a CDS encoding polyprenyl synthetase family protein, producing the protein MSAVETARAAARERVDLGEIERALEQELDGPATGLMKAAERHLCITHGAKRARPQLVLLLGQVAGAPQEGLVDAAVAVELIHSASLLHDDVVDEGELRRGLPTVNARHGNVVAVLAGDHLLSRALVRLARYPQALSTRAAEVVAEMARAAVREVEVRGDASLSTSGWREVAMGKTAALFGLCGFAAGILSGDLARARRFEAAARSLGMAFQMQDDLGDLVDQNQDRYGDIKERNPSLPVLFACEEHPELGTRFAKAWRSLPVSMDVARELGEAVLDTRAVDRTLDAVLRDVAEARTALAPDSGHPAVDLIWAFAESLLSDPRRARKA; encoded by the coding sequence ATGAGCGCCGTCGAAACGGCACGGGCTGCCGCTCGCGAGCGGGTGGACTTGGGGGAGATCGAGCGGGCGCTCGAGCAGGAGCTCGACGGACCGGCAACGGGTCTCATGAAGGCCGCCGAGCGGCACCTGTGCATCACACACGGTGCCAAGCGGGCGCGCCCCCAGCTGGTGTTGCTCTTGGGGCAGGTCGCCGGCGCACCGCAGGAGGGCCTGGTCGACGCGGCCGTCGCCGTCGAGCTGATCCACTCCGCCAGCTTGCTCCACGACGACGTCGTCGACGAGGGAGAGCTTCGGCGTGGGCTGCCGACAGTCAACGCGCGCCACGGCAACGTCGTCGCTGTGCTTGCCGGGGACCACCTCTTGTCGCGTGCCCTGGTTCGCTTGGCCCGATACCCGCAGGCACTCAGCACCCGAGCGGCTGAAGTCGTGGCGGAAATGGCCCGCGCAGCGGTGCGCGAAGTCGAGGTGCGCGGTGACGCCTCGTTGTCGACCAGCGGTTGGCGCGAGGTCGCGATGGGGAAGACCGCGGCTCTGTTCGGCTTGTGTGGGTTCGCAGCGGGCATTCTCTCGGGAGACCTGGCACGGGCGCGCCGCTTCGAGGCGGCGGCGCGCAGCCTGGGCATGGCCTTTCAGATGCAGGACGACCTGGGAGATCTGGTGGACCAGAACCAAGATCGCTACGGCGACATCAAGGAGCGAAACCCCTCACTGCCGGTGCTCTTTGCGTGCGAGGAGCACCCGGAGCTGGGGACGCGTTTCGCAAAGGCCTGGCGCTCGCTTCCGGTCTCGATGGACGTCGCGCGCGAGCTCGGAGAGGCCGTGCTCGACACACGCGCCGTGGACCGCACCCTCGACGCGGTCTTGCGTGACGTCGCTGAAGCAAGGACCGCCCTGGCGCCGGACTCCGGTCACCCCGCGGTCGATTTGATCTGGGCCTTCGCCGAATCGCTGCTGTCGGATCCACGGCGCGCGAGGAAAGCGTGA
- a CDS encoding MarR family transcriptional regulator, which yields MKHPRSAARPAGATLTEWEALVVDAVGTVIEFWRFKRNQGRVWALLYLRGRPMTALELQDALELSKGAVSMVTRELEQWGVVSRVRAPEDASWHFRAETALMKMLGRVIEEREARLVHGVKLDLERAERLARASGDVSPDVLVRLQRMKTLAGLIDRAVRGFLHTARLDVGEARTVLSGAMPLRRPRRSASESARLSPE from the coding sequence GTGAAACACCCTCGTTCCGCCGCCCGCCCGGCCGGTGCGACGCTGACGGAGTGGGAGGCGCTGGTGGTCGACGCCGTCGGGACGGTGATCGAGTTCTGGCGCTTCAAGCGCAACCAGGGCCGCGTCTGGGCACTCTTGTACTTGCGAGGCCGCCCCATGACGGCCCTGGAGCTGCAAGACGCGCTCGAGCTCTCCAAGGGTGCGGTGTCCATGGTGACCCGCGAGCTCGAGCAGTGGGGAGTGGTGAGCCGCGTGCGCGCGCCCGAGGACGCGTCGTGGCACTTCCGGGCCGAGACGGCCCTGATGAAGATGCTCGGCCGCGTCATCGAAGAGCGTGAGGCGCGGCTGGTGCATGGGGTGAAGCTCGATCTCGAGCGCGCCGAGCGCCTGGCCCGCGCGTCCGGCGACGTGTCACCCGACGTGCTCGTCCGCCTGCAGCGCATGAAGACCCTCGCAGGGTTGATCGACCGCGCGGTCCGGGGCTTCCTGCACACCGCACGGCTCGACGTCGGCGAGGCGCGCACCGTGCTGTCCGGGGCGATGCCGCTCCGGCGTCCCCGACGCTCGGCGTCCGAGTCTGCTCGCCTCAGTCCTGAATGA
- a CDS encoding MFS transporter, translating to MSNWRTHPDQETKGWPPGVPYIIGNEGCERFSFYGMRSILTLYMADVLYKHHPLFESAPKDFAKEHYHLFVAAVYAFPMIGAILADRLIGKYRTIFWLSLVYTAGHAVLALGEGSVWGLWLGLGLIAVGSGGIKPCVSANVGDQFGRSNWFRVRTVYQAFYFIINFGSFFATLMIPWLWKRFGISIAFGVPGVLMAIATFVFWLGRHKFVHVPARPGGTIGLLDTLSSTALFMSVGHFFFTATKPLWVQVSATLVHLGIGFVLFEIRQRKQPDDGFLAVLWFAIKRYFGGDKSQAPALADGDAADENAASPELTAEVRARRKKLSESRFFGPAVRHFGIGTVEGPVAVLAIMTVFFLVSLFWALFDQHGSSWVIQAKAMERVVPLFGSDPIDPQQVAALNPLMVMMLIPILNYGLYPLVEKLGVKATPLRRMTAGMLVASASFVAVALIQQRIDVEGPGKVAIEWQLIPYLIITLAEVLVSVTGLEFAYTQAPKRMKSTIMGFWLLTVAAGNVLVSVISTIKLPEAQFFWLFAGLMAGAGALFGVRAYFYKQQDFIQD from the coding sequence ATGTCGAACTGGCGAACACATCCGGATCAGGAGACCAAGGGCTGGCCGCCTGGTGTCCCGTACATCATCGGCAACGAAGGCTGTGAGCGCTTCAGCTTCTACGGCATGCGCTCGATCCTGACCTTGTACATGGCGGACGTGCTCTACAAACACCACCCGCTGTTCGAGTCGGCGCCCAAGGACTTCGCCAAGGAGCACTACCACCTGTTCGTGGCCGCCGTGTACGCGTTTCCGATGATCGGCGCCATCTTGGCCGACCGCTTGATCGGCAAGTATCGCACGATTTTCTGGCTTTCCTTGGTGTACACCGCGGGACACGCCGTGCTCGCACTCGGCGAGGGCTCGGTGTGGGGACTCTGGCTCGGCCTCGGCCTCATCGCCGTGGGTTCGGGCGGAATCAAACCGTGTGTCTCGGCCAACGTCGGCGACCAGTTCGGACGTTCGAACTGGTTTCGCGTCAGAACGGTGTACCAGGCGTTCTATTTCATCATCAACTTCGGCAGCTTCTTTGCGACGCTGATGATTCCGTGGCTCTGGAAGCGCTTTGGCATCAGCATCGCCTTCGGCGTCCCGGGTGTCTTGATGGCCATCGCGACGTTCGTGTTCTGGCTGGGGCGTCACAAGTTCGTGCATGTGCCTGCCAGGCCGGGCGGAACCATCGGGCTTCTGGACACCCTCAGTTCGACGGCGCTGTTCATGTCCGTCGGTCACTTCTTTTTCACTGCAACCAAGCCACTCTGGGTCCAGGTCTCGGCGACCCTCGTGCACCTCGGCATCGGTTTTGTGCTGTTCGAGATCCGACAGCGCAAACAGCCGGATGATGGCTTTTTGGCGGTGCTCTGGTTCGCGATCAAACGCTACTTTGGCGGCGACAAATCCCAGGCGCCGGCCTTGGCCGATGGCGACGCTGCGGACGAGAACGCCGCCAGTCCGGAGCTGACGGCGGAGGTGCGCGCCCGGCGCAAGAAGCTCTCCGAGAGCCGCTTTTTCGGCCCCGCGGTGCGGCACTTTGGCATCGGCACGGTGGAGGGGCCGGTCGCGGTGCTGGCCATCATGACCGTCTTCTTCCTGGTGAGCCTCTTCTGGGCGCTGTTCGATCAGCACGGCTCGTCGTGGGTGATTCAGGCCAAGGCCATGGAACGCGTCGTCCCGCTCTTTGGTTCGGACCCCATCGACCCGCAGCAGGTCGCCGCCCTGAATCCATTGATGGTGATGATGCTGATCCCGATCCTGAACTACGGGCTCTATCCGCTCGTGGAGAAGCTCGGTGTGAAGGCCACGCCGCTCCGCCGCATGACCGCCGGCATGCTGGTGGCGTCAGCGTCGTTCGTCGCGGTGGCGTTGATTCAGCAGCGCATCGATGTCGAGGGACCGGGCAAGGTGGCCATCGAGTGGCAACTGATCCCTTACCTGATCATCACGCTGGCCGAGGTGCTGGTGAGTGTCACGGGGTTGGAGTTCGCCTACACTCAGGCGCCCAAGCGCATGAAGAGCACCATCATGGGGTTCTGGTTGCTCACCGTTGCGGCGGGCAACGTCCTGGTCTCGGTGATCTCGACCATCAAGCTACCGGAGGCCCAGTTCTTCTGGCTGTTCGCCGGACTCATGGCGGGCGCGGGCGCACTGTTTGGTGTGCGTGCGTACTTCTACAAGCAGCAAGATTTCATTCAGGACTGA
- a CDS encoding class I SAM-dependent RNA methyltransferase — MKTPAPLPESEWAIEVLVPGGDGMTRISDGRVGFASRALPGDRIRVIAHTLHTSWVRADRWELVLPGEARVPPVCPVQATCGGCEWMPLARPSQIAAKSSIIREALRRIGGLGDLPGEVDTRSVGSDLGYRNRLRLHVDTLGRIGLYAPESHDLVEIPGCVVSDPAINRTLLRIRELAADEPQALARWAEIEIRAAPAGPPVSLWLVPRGLRAPSPAERALLAAFKQEWLAVERGAADGPVVDQQWPLPNGAELRSPPGGFVQVNWPVNLEMVTALLDGVKTRGIRSFIELYAGAGNFALPLLLAGLTGVAIEQSAGSIRAARRSARALGVSDDAFVTGEAVRELSRRSKSRDKPDLVFLDPPRGGARETVRPLLELAPRFIAFCACDPVTLARDVKALSAAYAVDSVAGFDMFPHTHHVETLIWLRAKSG; from the coding sequence ATGAAGACTCCGGCGCCGCTCCCCGAGTCCGAGTGGGCGATCGAAGTCCTCGTCCCGGGCGGTGATGGAATGACGCGGATCTCCGACGGGCGCGTCGGCTTCGCCTCCCGTGCGCTGCCGGGAGATCGGATCCGTGTGATCGCACACACGCTTCACACGAGCTGGGTACGAGCCGACCGCTGGGAGCTGGTTCTACCGGGGGAGGCCCGTGTTCCTCCGGTCTGTCCGGTGCAGGCGACGTGCGGCGGCTGCGAGTGGATGCCCCTCGCACGCCCCAGTCAGATCGCAGCCAAGTCCAGCATCATCCGCGAGGCACTGCGGCGCATCGGCGGGCTCGGCGACCTGCCGGGAGAGGTCGACACGCGGAGCGTCGGCAGCGATCTGGGCTACCGCAACCGACTGCGCTTGCACGTCGACACACTCGGGCGGATCGGCCTGTATGCGCCGGAGTCCCACGACCTCGTGGAAATCCCCGGATGTGTCGTCAGTGACCCCGCCATCAACCGGACCCTGCTGAGGATCCGCGAGCTGGCCGCGGACGAGCCGCAGGCGCTGGCGCGCTGGGCTGAAATCGAGATCCGCGCTGCGCCGGCGGGGCCCCCGGTCTCGTTGTGGCTCGTGCCCAGGGGCCTCAGAGCACCCTCACCGGCGGAGCGAGCGCTGCTTGCTGCCTTCAAGCAAGAGTGGCTCGCGGTCGAACGTGGCGCTGCCGACGGGCCGGTCGTCGACCAGCAATGGCCGTTGCCGAACGGCGCCGAGCTTCGGTCGCCGCCCGGAGGTTTCGTCCAGGTGAACTGGCCAGTCAATCTGGAGATGGTCACCGCGCTCCTCGATGGCGTGAAGACGCGCGGCATCCGCAGCTTCATCGAGCTCTACGCCGGGGCCGGCAACTTTGCGCTGCCGCTCCTGCTCGCGGGTCTCACCGGCGTTGCCATCGAGCAGTCCGCCGGGAGCATCCGTGCTGCGCGGCGGTCGGCGCGCGCGCTCGGGGTCTCGGACGATGCATTCGTCACCGGCGAGGCGGTGCGAGAGCTGTCGCGGCGCAGCAAATCGCGTGACAAACCCGACCTCGTCTTCTTGGATCCGCCCCGCGGCGGCGCACGGGAGACCGTGCGGCCTCTGCTCGAGCTGGCCCCACGCTTCATCGCTTTCTGTGCGTGTGATCCGGTGACCCTCGCGCGTGACGTCAAGGCCCTGAGTGCAGCCTACGCTGTGGATTCCGTGGCCGGATTCGACATGTTTCCACACACTCACCACGTCGAGACGCTGATCTGGCTTCGCGCCAAGAGCGGGTGA
- a CDS encoding DNA alkylation repair protein, whose protein sequence is MPRRNLPPLARAIVKGLAEASDPTRAPAMQAYMKSSMPFRGVASAERRALVKQRLRAHPLAGRREWESTIRALFDGAEFREERYAAVDLLLMPSLRRFLTQSALPLLERLITRGAWWDYVDALAAHGMGHLLQIEPAAMRRVVRDWSRSSNLWKRRSAILAQLRFGPNTDLPLLYACIEPNLKDEEFFIRKAIGWALRQYAWINPDEIRKHVDKLGARLSPLSRREALKNVTKPLKRGARGKPLALRTSRARKSVRR, encoded by the coding sequence ATGCCGCGCCGGAACCTGCCTCCGCTCGCTCGGGCCATCGTGAAGGGCCTCGCCGAGGCTTCAGACCCGACGCGGGCGCCGGCGATGCAGGCCTACATGAAGTCGAGCATGCCCTTCCGAGGAGTTGCTTCGGCGGAGCGACGCGCGCTGGTGAAACAACGGCTCCGTGCGCACCCGCTCGCCGGCCGGAGGGAGTGGGAAAGCACCATTCGAGCGCTCTTCGACGGTGCCGAGTTCCGTGAGGAGCGCTACGCGGCAGTCGATCTGCTGCTCATGCCGTCGCTGCGGAGGTTTCTCACGCAAAGCGCGCTTCCGCTTCTCGAGCGGCTGATCACTCGCGGCGCATGGTGGGACTACGTAGACGCGTTGGCCGCACATGGCATGGGTCACCTGCTTCAAATCGAGCCGGCTGCGATGAGGCGGGTGGTGCGTGACTGGTCTCGAAGCTCGAACCTGTGGAAGCGCCGAAGCGCGATCCTGGCTCAGCTTCGCTTCGGTCCGAACACGGATCTGCCGCTGCTCTACGCGTGCATCGAACCGAATCTGAAGGATGAAGAGTTCTTCATACGGAAGGCCATCGGTTGGGCGCTCCGGCAGTACGCCTGGATCAATCCCGACGAAATCCGCAAGCACGTGGACAAACTCGGAGCGCGCCTCTCACCCCTCAGCCGCCGCGAGGCACTGAAGAACGTGACGAAACCGCTCAAGCGTGGCGCGCGTGGGAAGCCCCTCGCACTGCGAACGTCGCGCGCAAGGAAATCGGTTCGGCGATGA
- a CDS encoding RNA polymerase sigma factor has product MAMPALDSRGTLLAAPELRAGLIRFVRGRVSEPDVEDIVQATLADAFAAREAPESPEDLRRWVFGIAKNKIVDLHRRGGREKPRDGVADEAVAESAPLSARDLLRWAEEELPEAEGAKSTLDWMLREGDGEKLEHIAEEEQLPATRVRQRVSRLRKHFRSRWAAQLAAAATLTVIGVVLWAWLANRTKPVPDEIARETPPDERARELRRVALERCNAGDWVPCLEGLDRAKAIDPVGDEAAAIQEARSAAARRGAPAPSAEPVPLPAPSTSGNAPVPPDSKNSEPTKAPAPDMKKMAPQKGSSLDPYPVPAPSEPPPQPNFAPQQPQPTPPPPAKANPQMPLPQKKASKAQSDFQSK; this is encoded by the coding sequence ATGGCTATGCCCGCCCTCGACAGTCGCGGAACCCTCCTCGCGGCGCCGGAGCTTCGCGCCGGCCTGATTCGCTTCGTGCGGGGACGGGTCTCGGAACCGGACGTCGAGGACATCGTGCAAGCGACGCTGGCGGATGCCTTCGCCGCGCGGGAGGCCCCCGAGAGCCCCGAGGATCTCCGGCGCTGGGTGTTTGGTATCGCCAAGAACAAGATCGTCGACCTGCACCGTCGGGGTGGGCGCGAGAAGCCGCGGGACGGCGTCGCCGACGAGGCCGTTGCAGAGAGCGCGCCGCTGAGCGCGCGCGACCTCTTGCGTTGGGCCGAAGAGGAGCTGCCCGAGGCCGAAGGCGCCAAGAGCACCTTGGACTGGATGCTGCGCGAGGGCGACGGCGAGAAGCTCGAGCACATCGCGGAGGAAGAGCAGCTCCCCGCGACGCGCGTGCGCCAGCGTGTGTCGCGCTTGCGAAAACACTTTCGCTCGCGCTGGGCGGCACAGCTCGCCGCCGCGGCGACGCTCACCGTGATCGGGGTCGTGCTCTGGGCATGGCTCGCGAACCGCACCAAGCCAGTTCCCGACGAGATCGCCCGCGAGACCCCGCCCGACGAACGAGCCCGCGAGCTGCGTCGTGTGGCCCTCGAGCGTTGCAACGCGGGGGACTGGGTGCCGTGTCTCGAAGGCCTCGATCGAGCGAAGGCCATCGATCCCGTCGGTGACGAAGCCGCCGCCATTCAGGAGGCGCGCAGCGCCGCCGCGCGACGCGGGGCACCCGCCCCGAGCGCGGAGCCCGTCCCGCTTCCAGCGCCCTCGACATCGGGCAACGCCCCCGTGCCGCCGGACTCGAAGAACAGCGAGCCGACCAAGGCGCCTGCTCCGGACATGAAGAAGATGGCGCCACAAAAGGGTTCGAGCCTCGACCCGTACCCCGTCCCCGCACCGTCGGAACCGCCACCGCAGCCGAACTTCGCGCCGCAGCAGCCGCAGCCGACACCGCCGCCGCCGGCCAAGGCCAATCCGCAAATGCCCTTGCCCCAGAAGAAGGCCTCCAAGGCCCAGAGCGACTTCCAATCGAAGTGA
- a CDS encoding enoyl-CoA hydratase/isomerase family protein has protein sequence MATLHTSIEHRVATITLDRPERLNAYTVEMGIELYGALHACDQDDEVRAIVVTGAGRAFCAGADLGAGGATFARERAWQAARELEHKTSPWVLKTPVIAAINGPAVGIGATLPLQWDIRLASDRAKIGFVFVRRGICPEAGSTWILPRLVGSARAAELLLTGRILTADEALAYGLVSRVVPHEELMTVAVAMARDIADNTAPVSVAITKQLLWHQLGETDPAAAKAFEDLFFDWIGKQADAAEGVNSFLEKRAPEWKLKKNQLLPPELQKLR, from the coding sequence ATGGCTACTCTGCACACTTCCATCGAGCATCGTGTCGCGACCATCACACTCGACCGCCCCGAGCGACTCAACGCCTACACCGTCGAGATGGGCATCGAGCTCTATGGTGCACTGCACGCCTGTGATCAGGACGACGAGGTGCGTGCCATCGTCGTGACCGGTGCGGGCCGGGCGTTTTGTGCCGGCGCCGATCTGGGGGCGGGGGGCGCGACCTTCGCGCGGGAGCGCGCGTGGCAGGCTGCGCGGGAGCTCGAACACAAGACCTCCCCGTGGGTGCTCAAGACGCCGGTCATCGCGGCCATCAACGGGCCTGCCGTGGGGATCGGCGCGACCCTGCCCCTCCAGTGGGACATTCGACTGGCGTCCGACCGCGCCAAGATCGGCTTTGTGTTCGTGCGGCGCGGGATCTGCCCCGAGGCCGGCAGCACCTGGATCTTGCCGCGCTTGGTGGGGTCGGCGCGGGCGGCAGAGCTGCTCCTGACGGGGCGGATCCTGACCGCGGATGAAGCCCTCGCCTACGGTCTGGTGAGCCGTGTCGTCCCACACGAGGAGCTCATGACGGTCGCCGTCGCGATGGCTCGAGACATCGCGGACAACACCGCGCCGGTTTCGGTGGCCATCACGAAGCAGCTCCTGTGGCACCAGCTCGGCGAGACCGATCCGGCCGCCGCCAAGGCCTTCGAAGATCTGTTCTTCGACTGGATCGGCAAACAGGCCGACGCGGCGGAGGGGGTCAACTCGTTCCTGGAGAAGCGCGCGCCGGAGTGGAAGCTGAAGAAGAATCAGCTGCTGCCGCCGGAGCTGCAGAAGCTGCGCTGA
- a CDS encoding VOC family protein, which translates to MSEAVARAIHHIALGARDVEQVAGFYRDVFGLPEVARHFTETGELRSVWLSTLGSVLMVERTSEPTRLVTGVGGGPFLLAFRVAPGERAELERRLEQAGAPLESRTAESSYARDPEGNRVAISHYPLPQGAG; encoded by the coding sequence ATGAGCGAAGCGGTCGCGCGGGCGATTCATCACATCGCGCTCGGTGCGCGGGATGTCGAGCAGGTGGCTGGGTTCTACCGCGACGTGTTCGGTCTGCCCGAAGTCGCGCGGCACTTCACCGAGACGGGAGAGCTCAGATCGGTGTGGCTGTCGACGCTGGGCAGCGTGCTGATGGTCGAGCGAACCTCGGAGCCCACGCGCTTGGTGACGGGCGTGGGCGGGGGGCCATTCCTGCTCGCGTTCCGTGTGGCGCCGGGAGAGCGTGCGGAGCTGGAGCGACGGCTCGAGCAGGCCGGTGCCCCGCTCGAGTCACGAACCGCCGAGAGCTCCTACGCGCGGGATCCCGAGGGCAACCGCGTGGCGATCAGTCACTATCCGCTTCCGCAGGGGGCGGGTTAG
- a CDS encoding benzoate-CoA ligase family protein, which yields MSVDLPELLNLADRFLGERVSEGKGDKIALIAGDRRVTYAEVKAAANRFANVLGELGVDPEQRVLIGLPDLPEFVFSLFGTLANGSAVVMVNTLLKEEEIAYFYQYTRAKVAVVHRDQAETFARAAAGARDLKTILVVGGAPPGLAKTASFEDSMARASADHESYPTHRDDPAIWLFSGGTTGRPKAVVQTHGSFANTTELYAKRVLGYSESDVTLSVPKLYFGYATGSNLLFPFSVGGTSILFPERCTADALFEQIRRHRPSILINVPTMVNHMVSHPAAGEQDLSCLRFATSAGEALPVELYQRWKETFGVELLDGLGTAEMWHVFMTNRPGDVTPGTLGKVVPGFEVRVRDDEDRDLPDGEVGWLWVKGASRAIAYVQNMEKTASAFRGEWYVSGDMVSRDEQGNFTYAGRGDDMLKVGGKWLAPAEVENCLLQHPAVKEAAVVGVPDEHGLVKPHAFVAVHQQEAGLAEQLRTFVRDQLEPYKAPREIVFMDMLPRTHLGKVDRGRLRRG from the coding sequence ATGTCCGTCGATCTCCCGGAGCTGCTCAACCTGGCCGACCGATTTCTGGGCGAGCGCGTCAGCGAGGGGAAGGGCGACAAGATTGCGCTGATTGCGGGCGACCGCCGGGTCACCTACGCGGAGGTGAAGGCAGCGGCGAATCGTTTCGCCAACGTGCTCGGCGAGCTTGGGGTCGATCCGGAGCAACGGGTGTTGATCGGTTTGCCGGACCTCCCGGAGTTCGTGTTCAGCCTGTTCGGTACGCTCGCCAACGGCTCGGCAGTGGTGATGGTGAACACGCTGCTGAAAGAGGAGGAGATCGCCTATTTCTACCAGTACACGCGGGCGAAGGTCGCCGTCGTGCACCGAGATCAGGCCGAGACCTTTGCGCGGGCCGCCGCGGGCGCCCGGGATCTGAAGACGATCCTCGTCGTGGGCGGGGCGCCGCCTGGCCTGGCGAAGACGGCCTCTTTCGAGGACTCGATGGCGCGGGCCAGCGCGGACCACGAAAGTTATCCCACTCACCGGGACGACCCGGCCATCTGGCTCTTCTCCGGCGGCACCACAGGGCGGCCGAAAGCGGTGGTCCAGACTCACGGCTCGTTCGCCAACACGACGGAGCTCTACGCGAAGCGTGTGCTCGGTTACTCCGAGTCCGACGTGACCCTGAGTGTGCCGAAGCTGTATTTCGGCTACGCCACCGGCTCGAACCTGTTGTTTCCGTTTTCGGTCGGGGGCACCAGCATCTTGTTCCCGGAGCGATGCACGGCCGACGCGCTGTTCGAGCAGATCCGCCGCCATCGGCCCAGCATCTTGATCAACGTCCCCACGATGGTGAACCACATGGTCAGCCATCCGGCTGCGGGAGAGCAGGACTTGTCGTGTTTGCGCTTCGCGACCTCGGCGGGCGAGGCGCTGCCCGTCGAGCTCTACCAGCGCTGGAAAGAGACCTTCGGCGTCGAGCTGCTCGATGGGCTCGGAACCGCCGAGATGTGGCACGTGTTCATGACCAACCGACCTGGAGACGTCACCCCCGGGACGCTGGGCAAGGTCGTGCCCGGGTTCGAGGTGCGAGTCCGGGATGACGAGGACAGGGACCTGCCCGATGGCGAGGTCGGTTGGCTGTGGGTCAAGGGCGCCTCTCGCGCCATCGCCTACGTGCAAAACATGGAGAAGACCGCCAGCGCGTTTCGCGGCGAGTGGTACGTGTCAGGCGACATGGTGAGCCGCGACGAACAGGGGAACTTCACCTACGCGGGCCGCGGCGACGACATGCTGAAGGTCGGTGGCAAGTGGCTCGCCCCCGCCGAGGTCGAGAATTGTCTGCTCCAGCACCCAGCCGTCAAAGAGGCTGCGGTCGTTGGTGTCCCGGATGAACACGGCCTGGTCAAACCCCACGCCTTCGTAGCGGTGCACCAGCAGGAGGCCGGTCTGGCGGAGCAGCTCAGGACGTTCGTGCGTGACCAGCTCGAGCCGTACAAGGCGCCTCGGGAGATCGTGTTCATGGACATGCTGCCGCGGACGCACCTGGGCAAGGTCGATCGCGGGCGACTGCGCAGAGGCTGA